DNA from Fundulus heteroclitus isolate FHET01 chromosome 17, MU-UCD_Fhet_4.1, whole genome shotgun sequence:
TAAGAAGGTGGTGAAGAAGAGCCCTAAGAAGGCCGCTGCCGCCAAGAAGCCAAAGGCTGCTGCTAAGAAGCCTGCAGCCAAGAAAGCTGCAGCAAAGAAGCCCGCAGCTAAGAAGGCCAAGAAGTAAAGCTGCAAGACCAGCACTCAGTGCACCAAAGGCTCTTTTCAGAGCCACCACTTCTTCAATTAAGACCTGGTTCCTCATTATTTCACCACATAATTATTAGAAATGAATAAGCCCAACACATCTTATGCTGCACAATACAGCTAAATGCAACTAAATTATATAACATGGGTTTATGACGCTTCCAATGTTTGAAGTTATAGAGCTTCTTTCATTAAACTGATAACATGCAGACTTCATAACTCAAAACCACACATCAAAGTTGCATTACATGAtacaaaatacatatttttagcTGGGAGAATATGATTAAGTTTCATGATATTATACCGCTGTATAAAACTCAACTGGCTCCATCTCCTCTGCAACAATATATCCATCCAGAAAACAGTTCCCTTTAGAAAAATCACCTTTGGGAAGCTGGTCTGTGGGTTGGAACCCTGTTCCCACACAAtcatgcaaactccacgcagacagacccagggttggatttgaacccagaaccttcttgctgcatatatctttatatatatgtatttaaaatagTATGTCTATAtttttctgctatttttttattctatctgttttatcatacaaataacGTGAAGGGtgagaaaaatatactaatattTTACTACTGATCACTGCATTACACAAAGTAAATTTACATACATGTGCATGCTAAACTGGATGTTATGTAAATTactaatatgttttattttacagtttaaagatattaaatatatttaatggatattaataataatcataattacAATTAATTTGTAATTATGTGTCTGAGTAGCATTACATCAGTCAACCCTCCTCTTCTTTATTCTATGTTCGTTAGCTGCATTCTATCgcgctttattttgaaaagtcagAATGCTTTTCACCACATGGTCAATCCGAGCCAATCAGAAGCCACCCCACGCTGCCAGTCTCTTTATAAAGCCGCTGTCCGCCCCCAGGGCCTCATGTCTTCAGTTAGAAAAGTGAAGAAAACTACTGAGCCGCAATGGCCAGAACCAAGCAGACCGCCCGTAAATCCACCGGAGGCAAAGCCCCCAGGAAGCAGCTGGCCACCAAGGCGGCCAGGAAGAGCGCCCCGGCCACCGGCGGCGTGAAGAAGCCTCACCGCTACAGGCCCGGTACCGTGGCTCTGAGAGAGATCCGCCGCTACCAGAAGTCCACGGAGCTGCTGATCCGCAAGCTGCCCTTCCAGCGGCTGGTCCGGGAGATCGCTCAGGACTTCAAGACCGACCTGCGCTTCCAGAGCTCTGCCGTCATGGCTCTGCAGGAGGCCAGCGAGGCTTACCTGGTGGGTCTGTTCGAGGACACCAACCTGTGCGCCATCCACGCCAAGAGGGTCACCATCATGCCCAAAGACATCCAGCTGGCCCGCCGCATCCGCGGAGAGAGAGCTTAGAGGCCGCAGGCAGCTCCACCACACAAAGGCTCTTTTAAGAGCCACACACTTACTCTAAAGAGCAAATTATCCTCAAAggtttaagaagaaaaaatttaaaaagcacaTTACAGATTAATTACGTTAAGTAAAGGTGCTGTTTATATATAGCATTAACTATCTATGGTCAACATGCAATCACTGATAGGATGGTGAGACTTacattttgtgtatatttatttattaataagaCAATCACTAGTGTGGTTTCTGAAACAAACTGCCAACAGAACAAAGTGTTAAATTGCTGCACCATATGTACATTTTACAAAATTGATTATTTAAGCAGCATAATTACTATATATTGATTGCAAGTCATTAGTGAGTCACAATCACCCTTTAAGCTGAACTTTCTGGGGCAAACTTGAAACGTACATTacccttattttctttttacacaatGAGAACAATGTGTGTGTCTTGCCATAAATACTTTTATCAAGAAATATCATCTTCACCATGTTACCTTATGTTGTAATAAAGCAGGCTACCCTCATTTGTCTTTTTCAAgatagatttaaaaaaggacaaattcCTGTGACatcacattttcaaaataacttGCATAGACTTGAATTTCATCTTCAATCTAAATTGTTGGATTTCTGTGCTCTTTTAAAGGAAAGTGTGCCTTTTAAGTCTCTAATGTTTGAGGTAACTTATGCCATTCCTGAATTGCTTTATAGAGAACAGATTTTTGCAACAAGTTTGTCTTAGCACAGTTTATAGTTAATTTGGTCTCTGATGAGTATCTGGTAAAAGAATTATGTTTCTGATCAGAATAAAATGATTCAGGTTTCCCTTTTTGTatgactttgttttaaaaaaatgaattataCTGAAACCTAACCTTCAGTAGAGGCCACAATAAAGGCCAGTGTATTTCAATAATACTTGTAGAAAAAAGATATAACACTAAGCGAGTAGCCTTGTTTTGGACTACCTGCAACCTTGACAAATCTGATGTGTTGGCAACCAACCATATAATCGTACACTATTCTGAATGAGACTGAGCACCATGACAGATGTTTCAAGaagtgtttacaacatgctaatggttgcacaggttctgatcaaTCATTTCCATTGTCTCTCAGATACCGATGTGCATTTGCACACGCTTTAACTACTCTAGGTGTTGCTTGTGCAATACGGCATTTTGCATGGTTTTCTCACATCGTTGTGTAAGTCAGCTGCTCTATTCCCTCTGCTTAACTTAAATAGTGCATATTTATCTGAATGTGCCATGTTATCAATAACTACTATTGTTCCTTTTTACTTATAGTTTAAGTTAAATCtgtgttgctttagaacttaacTTTATGCtgtcatgtattttattattgtacTTTCTTTTTGTAATCATAAGTATCCCACATggaagtaaaaaatattttaatatctaaatgccCTGTGATCGTTGcactttggtattttattttgtaggacCCATTCTCTGGTTAACGGAAGTGGTTACCCAAGTGAGAAAACTTGACGACACGATTCTGATTGGACGATCTTCCTTCTGCTGAATTTTGACCAATCAGTGAATAGAAGATAGCTATAAGTATCTCTGTCTCGCAGCCTGACGGCATTCTCCTCTTATTTAGAGTCTCGAATTTGTTAAACATGTCTGGACGCGGAAAGACCGGAGGAAAAGCCAGAGCTAAGGCCAAGACCCGCTCTTCCAGAGCCGGCCTCCAGTTCCCGGTGGGCCGTGTCCACAGGCTGCTGCGTAAAGGTAACTACGGGGAGCGCGTCGGTGCCGGAGCGCCCGTCTACCTGGCCGCTGTGCTGGAGTACCTGACGGCTGAGATCCTGGAGCTGGCAGGAAACGCTGCCCGCGACAACAAGAAGACCCGCATCATCCCCCGTCACCTGCAGCTGGCCGTCCGCAACGACGAGGAGCTCAACAAGCTGCTGGGCGGAGTGACTATCGCTCAGGGCGGCGTGCTGCCCAACATCCAGGCGGTGCTGCTGCCCAAGAAGGCCGCCAAGGCCAAGTAAACCTGGTTGGAAAACCACAAACACAACGGCTCTTTTAAGAGCCACCCACATCTGTCTAAAGAGCACGATTCTTACTTAAAATATAACTAGGTGCTACAAATAAAAACTTGTCTATATAAAACATAATGCTATTTAGATGACTACATTTAACTCATTACTCTTTAGGGAAAGCTACCCATCACCCTACAGTGTTATGTACAGTGAAAACCGACTTAGGATATGATTTAATGTTTCAGCACATTGTTACACGTACAAAGGGCTCTGAAGCTAAGTCACCAATATAATGATTCAGAAATGGCTGCCAGCAGCTGAACAGGACACGAAGAACCAGAGAAGTTAGTTTATCCATATGACacacaagtgtgtgtgtgtgtgtgtgtgtgtgtgtgtgtatgtatgtatgtatgtatgtatgtatgtatgtatatatatgacagtctcagaatattgtgataaagttctttattttctgtaatgcaattaaaaaacatgaaatgtcatacattctggattcattacaaatcaactgaaatattgcaagccttttattgttttaatattgctgattatggcatacagctgaagaaaactcaaaaatcctatctcaaaatattagaatatttcctcagaccaagtaaaaaaaaaattataacg
Protein-coding regions in this window:
- the LOC118566596 gene encoding histone H2A-like; translated protein: MSGRGKTGGKARAKAKTRSSRAGLQFPVGRVHRLLRKGNYGERVGAGAPVYLAAVLEYLTAEILELAGNAARDNKKTRIIPRHLQLAVRNDEELNKLLGGVTIAQGGVLPNIQAVLLPKKAAKAK
- the LOC105935932 gene encoding uncharacterized protein LOC105935932: MARTKQTARKSTGGKAPRKQLATKAARKSAPATGGVKKPHRYRPGTVALREIRRYQKSTELLIRKLPFQRLVREIAQDFKTDLRFQSSAVMALQEASEAYLVGLFEDTNLCAIHAKRVTIMPKDIQLARRIRGERATGGKARAKAKTRSSRAGLQFPVGRVHRLLRKGNYGERVGAGAPVYLAAVLEYLTAEILELAGNAARDNKKTRIIPRHLQLAVRNDEELNKLLGGVTIAQGGVLPNIQAVLLPKKAAKANGSRRFQPPPPVSLKHNNRTMSGRGKGGKGLGKGGAKRHRKVLRDNIQGITKPAIRRLARRGGVKRISGLIYEETRGVLKVFLENVIRDAVTYTEHAKRKTVTAMDVVYALKRQGRTLYGFGG